A window from Urocitellus parryii isolate mUroPar1 chromosome 1, mUroPar1.hap1, whole genome shotgun sequence encodes these proteins:
- the LOC144254588 gene encoding olfactory receptor 2W3 isoform X2, which yields MDGTNGSTQSHFILLGFSDHPHLERVLFVVILVAYLLTLVGNSTIILVSWLDPRLHTPMYFFLTHLSFLDLSFTTSSIPQLLYNLNGHDKTISYVGCVVQLFLFLGLGGVECLLLAVMAYDRFVAVCKPLHYTVIMSSRLCLGLVSVAWGCGMANSLVMSPVTLRLPRCGHNKVDHFLCEMPALIRMACVNTVAIEGTVFVLAVGIVLSPLVFILVSYGHIVRAVFRIQSSSGRHRIFNTCGSHLTVVSLFYGNIIYMYMQPGSRSSQDQGKFLTLFYNIVTPLLNPLIYTLRNKEVKGALRRLLLFFHTRF from the exons ATGGATGGGACCAATGGCAGCACCCAGAGCCACTTCATCCTCCTAGGTTTCTCTGACCACCCCCACCTGGAGAGGGTCCTCTTTGTGGTCATCCTGGTAGCCTACCTGCTGACCCTGGTGGGCAACAGCACCATCATCCTGGTGTCTTGGCTGGACCCCCGGCTCCACACgcccatgtatttcttcctcacCCACTTGTCCTTCCTGGACCTCAGCTTCACCACCAGCTCCATCCCCCAGCTGCTCTACAACCTGAATGGCCATGACAAGACCATCAGCTATGTGGGCTGCGTGGTCCAGCTCTTCCTGTTCCTGGGCCTGGGTGGAGTGGAGTGTCTGCTGCTGGCCGTCATGGCCTATGACAGGTTTGTGGCCGTCTGCAAGCCCCTGCACTACACGGTGATCATGAGTTCCAGGCTCTGCCTGGGCTTGGTGTCAGTGGCCTGGGGCTGTGGAATGGCCAACTCCTTGGTCATGTCTCCAGTGACCCTACGATTACCACGCTGTGGGCACAACAAGGTGGACCACTTCCTGTGTGAGATGCCAGCCCTGATCCGCATGGCCTGTGTCAACACAGTGGCCATAGAAGGCACTGTCTTTGTCCTGGCCGTGGGCATCGTGCTGTCTCCCCTGGTCTTCATCTTGGTGTCCTATGGCCACATCGTCAGGGCTGTGTTCAGAATCCAGTCATCCTCAGGAAGACACAGAATCTTCAACACCTGTGGCTCCCACCTCACCGTGGTCTCCCTGTTCTATGGGAACATCATCTACATGTAcatgcagccaggaagcaggtcCTCCCAGGACCAGGGCAAGTTCCTCACCCTCTTCTACAACATCGTCACCCCCCTCCTGAACCCCCTGATCTACACCCTCAGAAACAAGGAGGTGAAGGGGGCACTGAGACGGCTGCTGCT ctttttcCATACCAGATTCTGA
- the LOC144254588 gene encoding olfactory receptor 2W3 isoform X1: MDGTNGSTQSHFILLGFSDHPHLERVLFVVILVAYLLTLVGNSTIILVSWLDPRLHTPMYFFLTHLSFLDLSFTTSSIPQLLYNLNGHDKTISYVGCVVQLFLFLGLGGVECLLLAVMAYDRFVAVCKPLHYTVIMSSRLCLGLVSVAWGCGMANSLVMSPVTLRLPRCGHNKVDHFLCEMPALIRMACVNTVAIEGTVFVLAVGIVLSPLVFILVSYGHIVRAVFRIQSSSGRHRIFNTCGSHLTVVSLFYGNIIYMYMQPGSRSSQDQGKFLTLFYNIVTPLLNPLIYTLRNKEVKGALRRLLLGNRKGGKE, translated from the coding sequence ATGGATGGGACCAATGGCAGCACCCAGAGCCACTTCATCCTCCTAGGTTTCTCTGACCACCCCCACCTGGAGAGGGTCCTCTTTGTGGTCATCCTGGTAGCCTACCTGCTGACCCTGGTGGGCAACAGCACCATCATCCTGGTGTCTTGGCTGGACCCCCGGCTCCACACgcccatgtatttcttcctcacCCACTTGTCCTTCCTGGACCTCAGCTTCACCACCAGCTCCATCCCCCAGCTGCTCTACAACCTGAATGGCCATGACAAGACCATCAGCTATGTGGGCTGCGTGGTCCAGCTCTTCCTGTTCCTGGGCCTGGGTGGAGTGGAGTGTCTGCTGCTGGCCGTCATGGCCTATGACAGGTTTGTGGCCGTCTGCAAGCCCCTGCACTACACGGTGATCATGAGTTCCAGGCTCTGCCTGGGCTTGGTGTCAGTGGCCTGGGGCTGTGGAATGGCCAACTCCTTGGTCATGTCTCCAGTGACCCTACGATTACCACGCTGTGGGCACAACAAGGTGGACCACTTCCTGTGTGAGATGCCAGCCCTGATCCGCATGGCCTGTGTCAACACAGTGGCCATAGAAGGCACTGTCTTTGTCCTGGCCGTGGGCATCGTGCTGTCTCCCCTGGTCTTCATCTTGGTGTCCTATGGCCACATCGTCAGGGCTGTGTTCAGAATCCAGTCATCCTCAGGAAGACACAGAATCTTCAACACCTGTGGCTCCCACCTCACCGTGGTCTCCCTGTTCTATGGGAACATCATCTACATGTAcatgcagccaggaagcaggtcCTCCCAGGACCAGGGCAAGTTCCTCACCCTCTTCTACAACATCGTCACCCCCCTCCTGAACCCCCTGATCTACACCCTCAGAAACAAGGAGGTGAAGGGGGCACTGAGACGGCTGCTGCTGGGGAACAGAAAGGGGGGCAAGGAGTGA